The nucleotide sequence AACAATGGCTTATATACCTACGTTCCACACAATGGCTAGAATGTTCAGTCTCGCCATGGGGCTATCAAATTCTAAGTGGAACGGCAATATTTATGACTGGAAGAAAGAATACCCTACATGTGTAACAAAGGTTACACATAATAAATACTGGTAACCAGTTGTAATATATTTCACCTGTTATATCACAAAAaaatttatttcatttatttaCATCAAATAAACAACTGATCTTGTCCAGGAAACTGGGAGGCTTtcttgtatacaatttcataaagTTCTGGGACGACAAAAGATTGCCACCGATCAACAATGTAAGCATATATAGTCTCTAGCTATATATTGTACACTACATAGAAAACAGTAACTTATTGTTAATCTATATACCATGCATAGCTCTCAACTTCACTGAGGATGGAATTCTTGGCAGACGTTTTGGCGAGTCGTGCAAACGAATGTTCCGACAACATCCCTGAATATCTTCAAGAGATGATTAAGGAGTTAGGCAAAATATAACTTAGATGGTCATAATATTAGAAAATTATACGTAGACTCTAGTACAATTGTTTTTACATTAGACTATGCAAAAATAATTTTATTGTTTTAAGAGACATTCTCAAGAAAaatccgtagcgttagcacgggcattatactagtgaTAGATGACCACAAAGACATAGTTGTAAATAAATAGTAATAATAGGCAAAAATTTAAAGTATTGTGTTCTATTCTTGTCCAGAACATATAAAGAATTGTGTTCATTAGGATCAGGAACTAACAGGGGACAAAGGTAACAGATGAGCCAAAAAAAACCTACAACATGAATGAGTCTTTATCCATCAGCTTATCATTCAGAGGGAGGAAAAGAGAGAAGGGGGTCACATGGTCGCCTCCGCTGCTGAGGCGTGGGTGACGTCTCCGGCCCTTTTGGTGAGGACGCAATCATCCTGCATCAATAAAGATGGACAACGAAGGGTGAGGAAACTGGCAAAGGAAaggagaaaaaaaatagagagagaacGGACATCATCCTTTGGCATGTGCGATGGCGGAGGCGTCGGTGACAGCGACCTGGCGACGCAGACACGGAGGTGCGAGCAAGGGCGAGACGGTAGTACCTGGATCTGGTCGCGCCGGAGGCCTCACGCGTGCCGATGCCTGGCTACGACGCTAGGGTTTGCTCGGGCTGCTCCATTTTGCCCGCGCCGAGGCTGCCGTGGCAGCGTGCCAAAGTGTCGGGCCAGTAGAGCCGAGAAGAGGGAGGGGTGGAGCGCGCCGGCGCTGCGAAAGGCAGACTGCGTCGTGAATCAGAGCCGGCGAGGGCAGACCAGCGGCCTCCACCCCTCATCTGGATCGCCTGGA is from Miscanthus floridulus cultivar M001 chromosome 7, ASM1932011v1, whole genome shotgun sequence and encodes:
- the LOC136465757 gene encoding uncharacterized protein, which codes for MCTTILLPYYQSGLYILFIMDMENKTVHIMDPLQDGPCFKGYDQTMAYIPTFHTMARMFSLAMGLSNSKWNGNIYDWKKEYPTCVTKVTHNKYWKLGGFLVYNFIKFWDDKRLPPINNLSTSLRMEFLADVLASRANECSDNIPEYLQEMIKELGKI